From one Marinobacter sp. LV10MA510-1 genomic stretch:
- a CDS encoding cytochrome b/b6 domain-containing protein yields MAKVMIFKRFERFWHWSQALLIFSLLLTGFEIHGSYQLFGFADATQLHTIAAWALIVLWLFAIFWHITTGEWRQYIPTRDGLWAVAHYYLIGTFTGASHPYRKTSKAKHNPLQRLAYLFFKLMISPVIWVSGLLYLFYSQWPEALSSVLSLQAVATVHTIAAFAMMVFIIGHVYMTTLGATLFSHIKPMVTGYDTVDEPSKKP; encoded by the coding sequence ATGGCCAAGGTAATGATTTTCAAACGTTTTGAACGTTTCTGGCACTGGTCCCAGGCGCTGCTGATTTTCAGCCTGCTGCTGACCGGTTTTGAAATTCACGGCAGCTACCAGCTGTTCGGATTTGCGGACGCAACCCAGTTACACACCATCGCCGCCTGGGCCTTAATTGTACTTTGGCTTTTCGCCATTTTCTGGCACATAACCACCGGCGAGTGGCGCCAGTACATACCCACTCGCGACGGCCTTTGGGCCGTGGCGCATTACTATCTGATTGGCACCTTTACCGGTGCCAGCCACCCCTACCGCAAAACCAGCAAAGCCAAGCACAACCCGCTGCAACGGCTGGCCTATCTGTTTTTCAAACTGATGATTTCGCCGGTTATCTGGGTGTCTGGTCTGCTGTATCTGTTCTACAGCCAATGGCCCGAAGCGCTATCAAGTGTTCTATCACTGCAGGCCGTGGCCACCGTCCACACAATCGCCGCGTTCGCCATGATGGTGTTCATCATCGGCCATGTGTACATGACCACTCTGGGGGCCACCCTGTTCAGTCACATAAAACCGATGGTGACCGGTTACGATACGGTGGATGAACCCAGCAAAAAGCCGTGA
- a CDS encoding NAD(P)/FAD-dependent oxidoreductase produces MQTNTAEQGKEQGKQHTVVIVGGGAAGISVAASLHKRDSTLDIAIIEPAHSHHYQPGWTMVGGGIFKPETTSKPMASVMPGFASWYKQTVCSVDELNNQVTLADGSVIGYQALVLAPGVELNWAGIDGLKEALGSNGVTSNYQEGMASYTWKMVQSLKTGRALFSQPPMPIKCAGAPQKAMYLSADYWLRNGALKNIDIQFHNAGAVLFGVPDYVPALQSYIEKYGVELNYQNNLVSVNGPSHKATFRRTKATRAAWFLKAKQLPGLYWHVMLKGHEWMAKPARRSV; encoded by the coding sequence ATGCAAACCAACACCGCAGAGCAGGGTAAAGAGCAAGGCAAACAGCACACCGTAGTTATTGTTGGGGGCGGGGCCGCGGGCATTTCCGTTGCTGCAAGCTTGCACAAACGAGACAGCACCCTGGATATCGCGATTATTGAGCCGGCACACAGCCACCATTACCAGCCCGGCTGGACCATGGTTGGGGGCGGTATTTTCAAGCCGGAAACCACCTCAAAACCCATGGCCAGTGTTATGCCGGGATTTGCCTCATGGTACAAGCAAACGGTGTGCTCTGTAGACGAGCTGAACAATCAGGTTACGCTGGCCGACGGCTCTGTGATCGGGTACCAGGCCTTGGTGCTGGCACCCGGGGTAGAACTGAACTGGGCCGGTATTGACGGCCTGAAAGAAGCGCTTGGCTCGAACGGTGTTACCTCCAACTACCAGGAGGGCATGGCCAGCTACACCTGGAAAATGGTCCAGAGCCTTAAAACCGGGCGCGCGTTGTTCAGCCAACCCCCCATGCCCATCAAGTGTGCCGGTGCGCCACAAAAGGCGATGTATTTGTCAGCAGACTACTGGCTGCGCAACGGGGCTTTGAAAAACATCGACATTCAATTCCATAACGCCGGCGCTGTACTGTTTGGCGTCCCCGATTATGTGCCGGCGCTGCAAAGTTACATTGAAAAGTACGGCGTTGAGCTTAACTACCAGAACAACCTGGTGTCGGTTAACGGCCCTTCGCACAAAGCAACGTTTCGCCGCACCAAAGCCACAAGAGCCGCCTGGTTTCTGAAAGCCAAGCAGCTGCCGGGCCTGTACTGGCATGTTATGCTAAAAGGCCACGAATGGATGGCAAAGCCGGCGCGCCGCTCGGTCTGA
- a CDS encoding VOC family protein, producing the protein MIGYVTIGVSDMEKAKKYYTDLLGDMGAKVLLDLGRIAFIGKDMKSPMMAVCTPHDGSPNHPGNGNMLAFQPGSKEAVDTYYQKAIELGASCGGEPGQRIPDQFYGAYVKDPDGNKVAFYHFG; encoded by the coding sequence ATGATCGGATACGTCACGATTGGTGTCAGCGATATGGAAAAAGCCAAGAAATACTACACGGATCTTCTGGGCGACATGGGCGCAAAAGTCCTGCTGGATTTGGGCCGCATTGCCTTTATTGGTAAAGATATGAAATCCCCCATGATGGCGGTTTGTACACCGCATGACGGTTCGCCGAACCACCCCGGTAACGGTAATATGCTGGCGTTTCAGCCAGGCTCAAAAGAAGCGGTTGATACCTACTATCAGAAAGCCATCGAATTGGGTGCAAGCTGTGGCGGCGAACCCGGCCAGCGTATTCCCGACCAGTTTTACGGTGCCTACGTGAAAGACCCAGACGGCAACAAGGTAGCTTTTTACCACTTCGGCTGA
- a CDS encoding ATP-dependent DNA helicase, translating to MKVAVRTLCEFAARAGDLDFRYTPAPSAEEGIAGHQAIQAKRGYGYKSEYPISGECLGLALSGRADVYNPHSGLLEEIKTHRGDLSRIRSHQRALHRAQLRAYGALLCRQEKRKTVKLALVYFDIGNNRETSISETARADELWQELEVLCDRYRLWAEQEAHHREQRNIRLSGLRFPFAQFRPRQRQLAETVYKNTVKGGTLLLEAPTGLGKTLGTLFPALMAMPAANQDVLCYLTCRNTARQLAVDAVDRLRLAQETPQIWPLRTLELVSKADACEHPDKACHGDSCPLAKGFFDRLPDARAEAAQADSTLTQETLAKIAAGHDICPYFLAQEMARWCDLVIGDVNRMFDQSALLYGLTRQNQWKTAVLLDEAHNLVDRGRGMYSVQLDQQRLLKLRKTAPKVLKSHLDRTARAWQGVIRDQAEAGTAPVFLSALPVSLTGSLQGLVSGLTDYLADNPPDLALQEVLFESVAFMKLADSFADHSLCEFRREGRGRASLTIQNLVPADFLRDRFQAAASVLLFSATLSPGVYYRDLLGLPEDSCFTSLPSPFGADQLQVNFTPKISTRQAHRETSVMPIAELIAQQYRQRPGHYLAFFSSFKYLNEVNVALSSSAADVPQRSQQPGMSPQQRKDFLAGFREESGSVAFAVLGGVFSEGIDLPGDQLIGAFVATLGLPPFDAWHDILKQRLQKRFGAGYDYTYLIPGLQKVAQAAGRVIRTPEDEGVIWLIDDRFLQLQIRELLPRWWFGTETAD from the coding sequence ATGAAGGTGGCGGTACGCACACTCTGCGAGTTTGCTGCCCGTGCAGGCGATCTGGATTTTCGTTACACCCCGGCGCCCAGCGCCGAAGAGGGCATTGCCGGCCACCAGGCGATTCAGGCAAAGCGCGGATACGGCTACAAAAGCGAGTACCCGATTAGCGGCGAATGCCTGGGCTTGGCGCTGTCTGGCCGTGCCGATGTGTATAACCCGCACTCCGGACTGCTGGAAGAAATCAAAACCCACCGTGGCGACTTGTCGCGCATTCGCTCCCATCAGCGCGCACTTCACCGGGCTCAGCTGCGGGCTTACGGTGCTCTGCTGTGCCGCCAGGAAAAGCGTAAAACCGTAAAGCTGGCACTGGTGTACTTCGATATTGGCAACAACCGGGAAACGTCGATCAGCGAAACCGCCCGCGCCGATGAACTCTGGCAAGAGCTGGAAGTGCTGTGTGATCGCTACCGGCTGTGGGCAGAGCAGGAAGCCCATCACCGGGAGCAGCGGAATATTCGCCTGTCTGGACTGCGTTTTCCGTTTGCGCAGTTTCGCCCGCGCCAACGCCAGCTTGCGGAAACCGTTTACAAAAATACGGTGAAGGGCGGCACCTTGCTGCTGGAAGCGCCTACCGGCCTGGGCAAAACCTTGGGTACTTTGTTCCCTGCACTTATGGCCATGCCGGCGGCGAATCAGGACGTGCTGTGCTACCTCACCTGCCGTAACACCGCTCGCCAGCTGGCGGTAGACGCGGTGGATCGCCTGCGGTTAGCGCAGGAAACACCGCAAATCTGGCCGTTAAGAACCTTGGAACTGGTGTCTAAAGCCGATGCTTGCGAGCACCCGGACAAAGCCTGCCACGGCGATTCCTGCCCCCTGGCCAAAGGTTTTTTTGACCGCCTGCCAGACGCCCGCGCCGAAGCCGCCCAGGCCGATTCCACATTGACTCAGGAGACGCTGGCGAAGATCGCCGCCGGCCATGACATCTGCCCCTACTTCTTGGCCCAGGAAATGGCGCGTTGGTGTGATCTGGTGATTGGCGATGTAAACCGGATGTTTGATCAATCCGCCCTGCTCTATGGCCTGACCCGGCAGAATCAGTGGAAAACGGCAGTGCTGTTGGATGAGGCCCACAATCTGGTGGATCGCGGCCGCGGCATGTATTCGGTGCAGCTGGACCAACAGCGGCTTTTGAAGCTGCGTAAAACCGCGCCCAAAGTTCTAAAATCCCATCTGGACCGCACTGCCCGGGCCTGGCAGGGGGTGATTCGTGACCAAGCCGAAGCTGGCACAGCACCGGTGTTTCTAAGTGCTTTGCCTGTATCGCTGACCGGCAGCCTGCAGGGCCTGGTGTCCGGGCTTACGGATTATCTGGCGGATAACCCGCCGGATCTGGCGTTGCAGGAAGTCCTGTTCGAGTCGGTTGCCTTTATGAAACTGGCGGATTCGTTCGCCGACCATTCCCTTTGTGAATTTCGCCGCGAAGGCCGCGGCCGCGCCAGCCTGACCATTCAGAATCTGGTGCCGGCGGATTTCCTGCGTGACCGGTTTCAGGCGGCGGCCTCGGTGTTGCTGTTTTCCGCGACCTTAAGCCCAGGCGTGTATTACCGGGATTTGCTGGGGTTGCCGGAAGACAGCTGTTTTACCTCCCTGCCCAGCCCGTTCGGCGCCGATCAGTTACAGGTGAACTTCACGCCCAAAATCAGCACCCGCCAGGCTCATCGTGAGACGTCGGTAATGCCCATTGCCGAGCTGATCGCGCAGCAATATCGCCAGCGCCCAGGCCACTATCTGGCGTTTTTCAGCAGTTTTAAATATCTGAATGAGGTCAATGTGGCGTTGAGCAGCAGCGCCGCAGATGTGCCCCAACGCTCACAGCAGCCAGGCATGAGTCCGCAGCAGCGCAAAGATTTTCTGGCAGGCTTCCGCGAAGAATCCGGCAGTGTGGCCTTTGCGGTTTTGGGGGGCGTGTTCAGTGAAGGTATTGATTTACCGGGGGACCAGCTGATTGGCGCGTTTGTGGCCACCCTGGGGCTGCCGCCCTTTGATGCCTGGCACGACATTTTGAAACAGCGCCTGCAGAAACGTTTCGGCGCAGGTTACGACTACACCTATCTGATTCCTGGCCTGCAGAAAGTGGCGCAGGCGGCGGGGCGTGTTATTCGGACGCCAGAAGACGAAGGGGTGATATGGCTGATTGACGATCGATTTTTACAGCTGCAGATTCGGGAGTTGTTACCGCGATGGTGGTTTGGAACCGAGACCGCCGATTAA
- a CDS encoding VRR-NUC domain-containing protein, which yields MSKHHQDFRPAAANLENPLYYLENMETVVAWVANHHSDLLSAPENARLSEFLDLPRPARALLARMVMRSGELFRTDKLKYPELGSSEADALNNLIRDDWLDCAPLLTLDDLFRLFTLAELRPAFAPALVQAGFSKNLAKAQMRDVLKGTYADARTVIDWLGDSGSPVVRVSSMALFDRVRLMFFGNLRQSWSDFVLVELGHQRYEQVQFTSEARAFSERSQVDTYLAMHHCRECLDVGMPAAEVWAQVPQPSDNPWLSSRRDRLLLELGRQAERQGEREVALEALASSGHREARLKQLRLLERMKRFDEAWAIASDWQHAELSDAEAQGLARILKRLAAKVKQPAPLAPQPPPLDEFTLTLPQTGRSVERAVRDHLSSPEAPVFYMENTLINSLFGLLCWNTIFKPIPGAFFHPFHSGPADLLRKDFVSRRQAAFDQCFAALHDGGYRQQILNTYAVKQGITNPFVTWPALNEELLTLALDCIPALDLHILFERLLLNIREHRSGFPDLVRFYPENPHTRPRYEMIEVKGPGDRLQDHQVRWLHFFASKGIAASVCYLRWQTGEATP from the coding sequence ATGAGCAAGCATCACCAGGATTTCAGGCCCGCCGCGGCGAATCTTGAAAACCCCCTGTACTACCTGGAAAACATGGAAACGGTGGTGGCGTGGGTGGCTAACCACCACTCCGATTTGCTGTCGGCGCCGGAGAATGCCCGGCTAAGCGAGTTCCTTGATTTGCCCCGTCCTGCCCGAGCTTTGTTGGCCCGGATGGTGATGCGCAGCGGTGAGCTGTTCCGCACTGACAAGCTGAAGTACCCAGAGTTGGGAAGTTCGGAAGCGGATGCGTTGAACAACCTGATTAGAGATGACTGGCTGGATTGTGCTCCCTTGCTGACTCTGGACGATCTGTTTCGCCTGTTTACCCTGGCCGAACTTCGCCCGGCGTTTGCGCCGGCTCTGGTGCAGGCCGGTTTCAGCAAAAACCTGGCCAAAGCCCAGATGCGCGATGTGTTGAAGGGTACCTACGCCGATGCCCGTACCGTGATCGACTGGCTGGGTGACTCTGGTTCGCCGGTAGTGCGGGTGAGCTCAATGGCACTGTTTGACCGCGTTCGCCTGATGTTCTTCGGCAACCTGCGCCAGAGCTGGTCGGATTTTGTGCTGGTGGAGCTGGGCCACCAACGCTACGAGCAGGTGCAATTCACCTCTGAAGCCCGGGCTTTCTCCGAACGCAGCCAAGTGGATACCTATCTGGCCATGCACCACTGCCGCGAATGTCTGGACGTTGGAATGCCGGCCGCTGAAGTGTGGGCCCAGGTGCCGCAACCTTCTGACAACCCGTGGCTGAGCAGTCGCCGCGATCGCCTGCTGCTTGAGCTGGGCCGACAGGCGGAACGTCAGGGCGAGCGGGAAGTAGCTTTGGAAGCACTTGCCTCAAGTGGCCATAGGGAAGCCCGGTTGAAACAACTGCGGCTGCTGGAGCGGATGAAACGCTTTGACGAAGCCTGGGCGATTGCCTCTGACTGGCAGCACGCCGAACTCAGCGACGCCGAAGCCCAGGGTCTGGCGCGGATTCTGAAGCGGTTGGCAGCCAAAGTGAAACAGCCCGCTCCTTTGGCACCACAACCGCCGCCGCTTGACGAGTTCACGTTGACGCTGCCGCAAACGGGTCGCTCTGTGGAGAGGGCGGTGCGCGACCATCTTTCGAGTCCTGAAGCACCGGTGTTTTATATGGAAAACACCCTGATAAACAGCCTGTTTGGTCTGCTGTGCTGGAACACCATCTTCAAGCCCATACCCGGCGCTTTTTTTCATCCGTTTCACAGTGGCCCGGCGGACCTGCTGCGGAAAGATTTTGTCAGCCGGCGCCAGGCCGCGTTTGATCAGTGCTTTGCGGCGCTGCACGATGGCGGCTATCGCCAGCAGATACTGAACACCTACGCCGTAAAGCAGGGCATTACCAACCCCTTTGTGACCTGGCCTGCGCTGAATGAGGAGCTGCTGACGCTGGCGCTGGATTGTATTCCAGCGCTTGATTTACACATTCTTTTTGAGCGACTTTTGCTGAATATTCGCGAACATCGCAGCGGTTTTCCCGATCTTGTCCGCTTTTACCCTGAAAATCCGCATACCAGGCCGCGATACGAAATGATTGAAGTGAAGGGCCCTGGCGATCGCCTACAGGATCACCAGGTTCGCTGGCTTCATTTTTTCGCCAGCAAGGGCATCGCCGCCAGCGTGTGTTATCTGCGTTGGCAAACCGGCGAGGCCACGCCATGA
- a CDS encoding type II toxin-antitoxin system HipA family toxin: MPDLLVALNGIEVGKLTLKASGAMVFQYSPAWQNQPGARAISLSLPLSSKVYRGALVFNFFDNLLPDSNAIRSRMQARFSAPTRHPFDLLWSVGRDCIGAIQLYPQDCDVPNVRKVTAEPLDTTAIEFLLGNYQDAPLGMARENDFRISLAGAQEKTALLWYQEHWQLPIGSTPTSHIFKLPIGFLDHSNIDLRESGENEWLCLQLLKAFGLSTANAELGQFGRQKVLIVERFDRRWSKDSAWLMRLPQEDFCQALGVAPAIKYESDGGPGIHDGMKLLLGSQEVQRDRETFFKAQILFWLMAAIDGHAKNFSLFIEPGSAYRMTPLYDVISAYPLMAQGSLASQKAKMAMSVKSRNRHYHWDRIQQRHFISAAHQVGFSRERASELLDEIAEQVPRAISAVEALLPVDFPSRISESILDGVKNQAKKIK; encoded by the coding sequence ATGCCTGATTTACTTGTGGCCCTGAACGGTATTGAAGTTGGAAAGTTAACGTTAAAAGCCTCCGGCGCTATGGTTTTTCAGTATTCTCCTGCCTGGCAAAATCAGCCCGGTGCCCGAGCTATCTCTCTTTCACTGCCGTTGTCTTCGAAGGTATATCGCGGAGCGTTGGTTTTTAATTTTTTTGATAACCTTCTGCCAGACTCGAATGCCATAAGATCTCGCATGCAAGCACGTTTCAGCGCTCCTACCCGCCATCCTTTTGATCTACTTTGGAGTGTTGGCCGAGACTGTATTGGCGCCATTCAGCTCTATCCTCAAGATTGCGACGTGCCGAATGTCCGAAAGGTGACGGCTGAACCACTTGACACCACCGCGATCGAGTTTTTGCTGGGCAATTATCAAGATGCACCGCTGGGCATGGCGCGGGAAAATGACTTTCGCATTTCACTGGCGGGTGCTCAGGAAAAAACGGCGTTACTCTGGTATCAGGAGCATTGGCAACTCCCCATCGGGAGCACGCCCACCAGTCATATCTTCAAGCTCCCAATCGGTTTTCTGGATCATAGCAATATTGATCTTCGTGAAAGCGGTGAGAATGAATGGCTCTGTTTACAGCTTTTAAAAGCCTTTGGGTTGTCCACTGCTAATGCGGAACTTGGGCAGTTTGGCCGTCAGAAAGTATTAATTGTCGAACGCTTTGATCGGCGCTGGTCGAAGGATTCCGCTTGGCTAATGCGATTGCCTCAGGAAGACTTTTGTCAGGCCCTCGGCGTAGCACCTGCGATCAAGTACGAGAGCGATGGCGGCCCGGGAATTCACGATGGTATGAAGCTTCTTCTTGGTTCCCAGGAGGTTCAAAGGGATCGCGAAACCTTCTTCAAAGCTCAGATATTGTTTTGGCTGATGGCGGCGATTGATGGCCATGCAAAAAATTTCAGTCTTTTTATAGAGCCTGGCTCAGCCTATCGGATGACACCGCTGTACGACGTGATCTCAGCCTATCCGCTGATGGCGCAAGGCAGTCTGGCGTCGCAAAAAGCAAAAATGGCGATGTCTGTTAAAAGCCGTAACCGCCATTACCATTGGGATCGAATTCAACAAAGGCATTTCATAAGTGCGGCTCATCAAGTTGGCTTCTCCCGCGAGAGGGCGAGCGAGCTCCTCGACGAGATCGCCGAACAGGTGCCCCGTGCAATCAGCGCCGTAGAAGCCCTGTTGCCCGTTGATTTTCCATCGCGCATTAGTGAATCCATTTTGGACGGTGTGAAAAACCAAGCTAAAAAAATAAAGTAA
- a CDS encoding helix-turn-helix domain-containing protein yields the protein MKITSPEALSTAIKNARHRQNLSQQATAAAVGVKQATVSNFENYPEKSRIETLFKLLSALDLELRVVERGASDSVIGWSEEW from the coding sequence ATGAAAATTACTTCACCTGAAGCGCTGTCTACCGCCATCAAAAATGCAAGGCATCGCCAAAATCTGAGCCAGCAAGCGACTGCGGCCGCAGTCGGCGTGAAACAGGCCACGGTTTCCAACTTTGAGAATTACCCGGAGAAAAGTCGAATCGAGACTCTGTTCAAGCTCCTTTCCGCTCTTGATCTTGAATTGCGTGTGGTGGAGCGCGGTGCTTCGGATTCGGTAATCGGTTGGAGCGAAGAATGGTGA
- a CDS encoding DUF4864 domain-containing protein, protein MGQQLTRTTKSVVLFLIISLGFALVWASQSFANDNDEEAGIQDTIQIQDSILRQIEAFANNDGEQAWAYASEGIKRRFGSSQVFVEMVREAYPAVHSATQIEFTESVPHGIFHIQVVKLKGPEGKSWDAYYRMVQVEDVWKIAGVRLQPADIGI, encoded by the coding sequence ATGGGCCAGCAACTTACCCGCACCACAAAGAGCGTTGTTCTGTTTCTGATAATAAGTTTGGGTTTTGCGCTTGTTTGGGCATCCCAGTCTTTTGCCAACGATAATGATGAAGAAGCCGGAATTCAGGACACGATCCAGATTCAAGACTCTATCTTGCGCCAGATCGAAGCGTTCGCTAACAACGACGGTGAGCAAGCCTGGGCTTATGCGTCCGAGGGTATCAAGCGTCGCTTTGGATCGTCACAGGTGTTTGTGGAAATGGTGCGCGAAGCCTACCCTGCGGTACACAGTGCCACCCAGATTGAGTTCACCGAAAGTGTGCCCCACGGTATTTTTCACATCCAGGTAGTGAAGCTCAAAGGCCCCGAGGGCAAATCCTGGGACGCCTATTATCGAATGGTACAGGTAGAAGACGTCTGGAAAATCGCTGGCGTGCGTCTGCAACCGGCGGATATAGGCATTTGA